The Peribacillus simplex genome contains a region encoding:
- the dnaK gene encoding molecular chaperone DnaK: MSKIIGIDLGTTNSCVSVLEGGEPKVIPNPEGNRTTPSVVAFKNGERQVGEVAKRQAITNPNTIISIKRHMGTDHKEVIEGKEYSPQEVSAIILQYLKSYAEEYLGEKVTKAVITVPAYFNDAERQATKDAGQIAGLEVERIINEPTAAALAYGLDKTEEDQTILVFDLGGGTFDVSIMELGDGVFEVKSTAGDNRLGGDDFDQVIIDYLVEAFKKENGIDLSKDKMAVQRLKDAAEKAKKDLSGVTSTQISLPFITAGEAGPLHLDVTMTRAKFDELSTGLVERTMGPTRQALKDAGLSASEIDKVILVGGSTRIPAVVEAIKKEIGQEPSKGVNPDEVVAMGAAIQGGVLTGDVKDVVLLDVTPLSLGIETMGGVFTKLIDRNTTIPTSKSQVFSTAADNQTAVDIHVLQGERPMSADNKTLGRFQLSDIPPAPRGVPQVEVTFDIDKNGIVNVRAKDLGTNKEQAITIKSSSGLSDEEIERMVREAEENADSDKQRKEEVELRNEADQLVFQTEKTLKDLEGKVDEAEVTKANEAKDELKAAIEKNELEEIRVKKDALNEIVQALTMKLYEEAAKAQQAGEAGAGESAKDDNVVDAEYTEVNEEEKK; the protein is encoded by the coding sequence ATGAGCAAGATTATTGGTATTGACTTAGGTACAACAAACTCTTGTGTATCTGTACTTGAAGGCGGGGAACCAAAAGTAATCCCGAATCCAGAAGGAAACCGTACAACTCCATCCGTAGTGGCATTCAAAAATGGTGAAAGGCAAGTAGGGGAAGTGGCAAAACGCCAAGCGATTACAAACCCTAACACGATCATTTCCATTAAACGCCATATGGGTACCGACCATAAAGAAGTCATTGAAGGAAAAGAATACTCACCTCAAGAAGTTTCTGCAATCATCCTTCAATACTTGAAATCATATGCTGAAGAGTATCTTGGCGAAAAAGTTACTAAAGCGGTTATCACTGTACCTGCTTACTTCAATGATGCAGAACGTCAAGCAACTAAGGATGCTGGTCAAATTGCCGGCCTTGAAGTGGAACGTATCATCAACGAACCGACAGCTGCAGCACTTGCATACGGTTTGGATAAAACGGAAGAAGATCAAACGATCCTTGTATTCGACCTTGGCGGCGGTACATTTGACGTTTCGATCATGGAACTTGGGGACGGCGTTTTCGAAGTTAAGTCCACAGCTGGTGACAACCGTCTAGGTGGGGATGATTTCGACCAAGTCATCATCGATTACTTAGTTGAAGCATTCAAGAAAGAAAACGGAATCGACCTTTCAAAAGATAAAATGGCGGTTCAACGTTTGAAAGATGCAGCTGAAAAAGCGAAAAAAGATCTTTCCGGCGTAACTTCAACCCAAATTTCTTTACCGTTCATCACTGCTGGAGAAGCTGGCCCGCTTCACTTGGATGTAACGATGACTAGAGCTAAATTCGATGAGCTTTCTACTGGTCTTGTGGAACGTACTATGGGACCAACTCGTCAAGCATTGAAAGATGCTGGTCTTTCAGCATCTGAAATCGACAAAGTAATCCTTGTTGGTGGATCTACACGTATTCCTGCGGTTGTTGAAGCGATCAAAAAGGAAATCGGTCAAGAACCAAGCAAAGGCGTGAACCCTGATGAAGTAGTGGCTATGGGTGCTGCCATTCAAGGTGGCGTATTGACAGGGGATGTTAAAGACGTTGTCCTTCTTGATGTAACACCACTTTCACTTGGAATTGAAACGATGGGCGGAGTATTCACGAAACTGATTGACCGTAATACTACGATTCCGACAAGTAAATCACAAGTATTCTCGACTGCGGCTGATAATCAAACGGCAGTTGATATCCATGTCCTTCAAGGTGAGCGTCCAATGTCAGCGGATAACAAAACTCTTGGTCGTTTCCAATTGAGTGACATTCCACCGGCACCGCGTGGAGTTCCGCAAGTTGAAGTGACATTCGATATCGATAAAAACGGTATCGTGAACGTTCGTGCGAAAGATCTTGGTACGAACAAAGAACAAGCGATCACCATCAAATCATCTTCAGGACTTTCTGATGAAGAGATTGAACGCATGGTCCGTGAAGCGGAAGAAAATGCCGATAGCGATAAACAACGCAAAGAAGAAGTCGAACTTCGTAACGAAGCTGATCAATTAGTTTTCCAAACGGAAAAAACGCTTAAAGATCTAGAAGGTAAAGTGGACGAAGCGGAAGTAACAAAAGCGAATGAAGCGAAGGACGAACTGAAAGCTGCAATCGAGAAAAATGAGCTTGAAGAAATCCGCGTGAAAAAAGATGCGCTTAACGAAATCGTTCAAGCTTTGACAATGAAGCTTTATGAAGAAGCGGCAAAAGCTCAGCAAGCTGGCGAAGCCGGTGCTGGCGAGTCTGCTAAAGACGATAATGTGGTTGATGCTGAATACACGGAAGTTAACGAAGAAGAGAAAAAATAA
- the grpE gene encoding nucleotide exchange factor GrpE, whose product MTENKNEEQTLENETIEESAAEAVFAEEEIPAEENHEGTPVEKDELQLAHEKIAELEAKIEEMDNRYLRLQADFDNSRRRAKLDMEAAQKYRVQSIAGDLVEALDNFERATKIEADNEQTKSLLSGMEMVYKAITDALTKEGIEPISSVGEEFDPRLHQAVMQVQDENFGSNIVVEEFQKGYILKDRVIRPAMVKVNE is encoded by the coding sequence GTGACAGAAAATAAAAATGAAGAACAAACATTGGAAAATGAAACAATCGAGGAAAGCGCTGCAGAAGCAGTTTTCGCTGAAGAAGAAATTCCAGCGGAAGAAAACCATGAGGGAACTCCGGTTGAAAAAGATGAACTTCAATTGGCTCATGAAAAGATTGCCGAACTTGAGGCGAAAATCGAAGAAATGGATAACCGTTATCTTCGTCTGCAGGCCGATTTTGATAATTCAAGACGCCGTGCCAAGCTAGATATGGAGGCGGCTCAAAAATATAGAGTTCAAAGTATTGCTGGTGATTTGGTGGAGGCTCTTGATAATTTTGAAAGAGCTACAAAAATCGAAGCGGATAATGAACAGACAAAATCCCTGCTATCTGGCATGGAAATGGTCTATAAAGCGATTACTGATGCATTGACTAAAGAAGGCATCGAACCGATCAGTTCGGTTGGCGAAGAGTTCGATCCGCGTTTGCATCAAGCGGTCATGCAAGTTCAAGATGAAAACTTCGGTTCGAACATCGTCGTCGAGGAATTCCAAAAAGGATACATTCTTAAAGACCGTGTGATCCGACCTGCAATGGTAAAAGTGAACGAATAG
- the hrcA gene encoding heat-inducible transcriptional repressor HrcA, with the protein MLTDRQLLILQVIIEDFIHSAQPVGSRSLSKKDEITFSSATIRNEMSDLEEMGFLEKTHTSSGRIPSEKGYRYYVDHLLSPQAPKKNEMKILKSVFVERIYELEKIVQKSAKILSELTNYTAIVLGPKVNEHKLKKIQIIPLSPETAIAIIITDTGHVENRMISLPPSFDINEIEKMVNILNSRLVDVPLVDLKDKIYKEVAVLLSRHIHNYGSMVSILAETLTDTKPEKIFFGGKTNMLRQPEFHDIAKVSTLLSMIEQEQGFYELITQNPSGIHVKIGRENQNTVLDDCSLITATYSIGQEQVGTLAILGPTRMEYSRVISLLSFFSKDLTALMTKLYQK; encoded by the coding sequence ATGCTAACTGATCGTCAATTATTGATTCTACAAGTGATAATCGAGGATTTCATCCATTCTGCCCAGCCAGTCGGGTCACGAAGCTTGTCGAAGAAAGATGAAATTACGTTCAGCTCTGCCACAATTCGCAACGAAATGTCTGATCTTGAAGAAATGGGATTTTTAGAAAAAACCCATACTTCTTCCGGTAGGATCCCTTCTGAAAAAGGGTATAGATATTATGTGGATCATTTACTTTCTCCTCAAGCTCCGAAAAAGAATGAAATGAAGATATTAAAATCCGTTTTTGTAGAACGAATTTATGAATTGGAAAAGATCGTTCAGAAGTCAGCGAAAATACTTTCGGAACTGACGAATTATACGGCGATTGTACTCGGGCCAAAAGTGAATGAGCATAAGCTGAAAAAAATCCAGATCATTCCTTTAAGTCCTGAAACGGCAATAGCCATCATTATTACGGATACAGGTCATGTGGAAAATCGAATGATTTCCTTACCGCCTTCTTTTGATATAAACGAAATTGAAAAGATGGTGAATATATTGAATTCCCGCTTGGTCGATGTTCCGCTAGTTGATCTGAAGGATAAGATCTATAAGGAAGTTGCAGTTCTATTGAGCCGCCACATTCATAACTATGGATCGATGGTCTCGATCCTTGCGGAGACCCTGACGGACACAAAGCCAGAAAAAATATTTTTCGGCGGGAAAACGAATATGCTGAGGCAGCCGGAATTCCATGATATTGCTAAAGTAAGCACGCTTTTATCGATGATTGAGCAGGAACAGGGATTTTATGAACTTATTACTCAAAATCCATCGGGCATCCACGTCAAGATCGGCCGTGAAAATCAAAACACGGTGCTCGATGACTGCAGTTTGATTACGGCAACCTACTCAATCGGGCAGGAGCAAGTTGGCACATTGGCCATATTGGGTCCGACGAGGATGGAATATTCGAGAGTGATCAGTTTGCTTTCGTTTTTCTCGAAAGATTTAACGGCCCTGATGACAAAACTGTATCAAAAATAG
- the hemW gene encoding radical SAM family heme chaperone HemW codes for MIKSAYLHIPFCEHICHYCDFNKVFLQGQPVDEYLQMMKREMVMQLSEYPTAGLDTVFVGGGTPTSLDEKQLAFLCEAINETLPFDPKKAEYTFEANPGDLSREKLEILFDSGVNRLSFGVQSFNDELLKRIGRTHRASEVYETIQLAQEVGFTNISIDLIYGLPGQTMEDFKDTLDKAIALQLPHYSSYSLIVEPKTVFYNQMRRGKLNLPPQELEASMYERLMEEMEKHGLHQYEISNFARAGFESRHNLTYWNNAEYYGIGAGAHGYTGGKRVANHGPVKKYITPLLANELPVLEEHPVPLHERMEEEMFLGLRKTEGVSLEIFKGKFFVEMTEIFRKPLEEGSVKGLLKVEDGFVRLTERGKLLGNEVFQSFLGVIDSD; via the coding sequence ATGATCAAAAGCGCCTACCTCCATATACCATTTTGTGAACATATTTGTCATTATTGTGATTTCAATAAAGTATTTTTGCAGGGGCAGCCGGTCGACGAATATTTACAGATGATGAAAAGGGAAATGGTGATGCAGCTTTCCGAATACCCGACTGCAGGTTTGGATACGGTTTTCGTCGGTGGAGGGACACCGACCTCTCTAGATGAAAAGCAGCTTGCATTCTTATGTGAAGCAATCAATGAAACCCTGCCCTTTGATCCTAAAAAGGCTGAATATACATTCGAAGCCAATCCAGGGGATCTTTCGAGGGAAAAACTCGAGATACTTTTTGATTCAGGTGTCAATAGACTTAGCTTTGGCGTGCAAAGCTTCAATGATGAATTATTAAAACGAATTGGCCGGACTCACCGGGCCTCTGAAGTATATGAAACGATTCAATTGGCCCAAGAGGTTGGCTTTACGAATATAAGCATCGACTTGATTTATGGATTGCCGGGCCAAACGATGGAAGATTTCAAGGATACGCTGGATAAAGCGATTGCCCTTCAATTGCCGCACTATTCCAGCTACTCATTGATCGTTGAGCCGAAGACGGTTTTTTATAATCAGATGCGAAGGGGTAAATTGAACCTGCCGCCGCAGGAGCTCGAGGCTTCGATGTATGAGAGGCTGATGGAAGAGATGGAGAAGCATGGTCTGCACCAATATGAAATCAGTAATTTTGCCCGAGCTGGGTTTGAAAGCAGGCACAACCTGACATATTGGAATAATGCGGAGTATTATGGGATTGGTGCAGGTGCACATGGCTATACTGGAGGTAAAAGGGTGGCCAATCATGGGCCTGTCAAGAAATATATTACGCCATTGCTGGCGAACGAGCTGCCTGTGTTGGAAGAACACCCGGTACCGCTTCATGAACGGATGGAAGAGGAGATGTTTTTGGGGCTCCGGAAAACGGAAGGAGTTTCATTGGAAATCTTTAAGGGTAAATTTTTTGTTGAAATGACGGAGATTTTCAGGAAACCGCTCGAAGAAGGGTCGGTAAAGGGTCTGCTGAAGGTGGAAGACGGGTTTGTACGTCTGACTGAGCGGGGCAAACTGCTGGGAAATGAAGTGTTCCAATCATTTTTAGGCGTTATTGATTCCGACTGA
- the lepA gene encoding translation elongation factor 4, translating to MNREEKLKRQSKIRNFSIIAHIDHGKSTLADRIIEKTNAMTQREMKSQLLDSMDLERERGITIKLNAIQLKYNAKDGEEYIFHLIDTPGHVDFTYEVSRSLAACEGAVLVVDAAQGIEAQTLANVYLALDNNLEIIPVINKIDLPSADPERVRGEIEEVIGLDASDAVLASAKAGIGIEEILEQVVELVPAPQGDPEAPFKALIFDSLFDAYRGVVAYIRVVEGSVKVGDKIKMMSTGKEFDVTELGVFNPKTQLLDELNVGDVGFLTASIKNVGDTTVGDTITSAVNSATEPLPGYRKMNPMVYCGLYPIDASKFNDLRDALEKLELNDSALQFEAESSQALGFGFRCGFLGLLHMEIIQERIEREFKIDLITTAPSVIYDVVQTDGTVLQVDNPSNMPDAQKIERVEEPYVKATMMAPTEFVGAIMEICQNKRGNFIDMAYIDETRVSIHYEIPLSEIVYDFFDQLKSNTRGYASFDYELIGYKPSKLVKMDILLNSETVDALSFIVHKDFAYERGKVIVEKLKKLIPRQQFEVPIQAAIGQKIIARSSISAMRKNVLAKCYGGDISRKRKLLEKQKEGKKRMKQVGSVEVPQEAFMAVLKMDDTTPKK from the coding sequence ATGAATAGAGAAGAAAAATTAAAAAGACAATCAAAAATTCGTAACTTTTCCATCATCGCTCATATTGATCATGGTAAATCTACATTGGCGGATCGTATCATTGAAAAAACGAACGCCATGACTCAGCGTGAAATGAAGAGTCAGCTGTTGGATTCCATGGATTTAGAGCGTGAGCGCGGAATTACGATTAAATTGAATGCGATTCAATTGAAATATAACGCGAAAGATGGAGAAGAATATATCTTCCATCTTATTGATACACCGGGACATGTCGATTTTACGTATGAAGTGTCACGAAGCCTTGCAGCGTGTGAAGGCGCTGTCCTTGTTGTCGATGCGGCACAGGGTATCGAGGCCCAAACTCTTGCAAACGTGTATCTAGCTTTGGACAATAACCTTGAAATCATTCCGGTCATCAATAAAATTGATTTGCCGAGTGCAGATCCGGAACGGGTGCGTGGAGAAATCGAGGAAGTGATCGGTTTGGATGCTTCCGATGCAGTCCTGGCTTCGGCTAAAGCCGGAATCGGAATCGAGGAGATTTTGGAACAGGTCGTTGAATTGGTTCCAGCTCCACAAGGTGATCCAGAGGCTCCTTTCAAGGCGCTTATTTTCGATTCACTGTTTGATGCGTACCGCGGTGTAGTTGCCTATATCCGTGTTGTCGAGGGTTCCGTTAAAGTGGGCGACAAAATCAAAATGATGTCCACTGGCAAGGAATTCGATGTTACCGAACTGGGTGTCTTCAACCCTAAGACCCAGCTGTTGGATGAACTGAACGTCGGTGATGTAGGTTTCCTTACTGCATCCATTAAAAACGTTGGTGATACGACTGTTGGTGATACGATTACAAGTGCCGTGAATAGTGCGACAGAACCATTGCCGGGTTACAGGAAGATGAATCCGATGGTATATTGCGGTTTATACCCGATTGACGCATCGAAATTCAATGATTTACGGGATGCATTGGAGAAATTGGAATTGAACGATTCAGCGCTTCAGTTCGAAGCGGAATCATCGCAAGCATTGGGCTTCGGTTTCCGTTGCGGATTCCTTGGACTCCTTCATATGGAAATTATCCAGGAACGGATTGAACGAGAATTCAAAATCGATTTGATCACCACTGCACCTAGTGTTATTTATGATGTGGTCCAAACAGACGGAACGGTCCTGCAAGTGGATAACCCGTCCAATATGCCTGATGCTCAAAAGATCGAACGGGTCGAGGAGCCATATGTCAAAGCAACGATGATGGCACCGACGGAGTTTGTTGGGGCGATCATGGAGATCTGTCAAAATAAACGCGGTAACTTCATTGATATGGCATATATCGATGAGACTCGTGTGAGCATTCATTACGAAATTCCATTATCGGAAATCGTGTATGATTTCTTCGATCAATTGAAATCCAATACAAGAGGCTATGCTTCATTCGATTATGAGTTGATCGGCTACAAGCCGTCCAAGCTTGTGAAGATGGATATCTTATTGAATTCTGAAACTGTCGATGCTTTAAGTTTCATCGTTCATAAGGACTTTGCTTATGAACGCGGTAAAGTCATTGTTGAAAAATTGAAGAAGCTGATTCCAAGACAACAATTTGAAGTGCCGATCCAAGCGGCAATCGGGCAGAAAATCATAGCCCGTTCTTCGATTAGTGCAATGCGCAAAAACGTATTGGCTAAATGTTACGGCGGCGATATTTCCCGTAAACGTAAGTTGCTCGAAAAACAGAAAGAAGGTAAAAAGCGGATGAAACAAGTAGGTTCTGTTGAAGTGCCGCAAGAAGCTTTCATGGCTGTTTTGAAAATGGATGATACGACACCCAAAAAATAA
- a CDS encoding YqxA family protein: MVRFWLKCTGIVLVLFLGVLIGMQQANDGMKKMKGYEDPSLNSAFIINQSDQGEMEADILGEKVTSHDLETKKEKLEEMKAFNFFSSIGKTLGESISGAFQALIDMI; this comes from the coding sequence ATGGTTCGATTTTGGTTGAAATGTACAGGGATCGTGCTCGTATTATTTTTAGGTGTTCTGATTGGGATGCAGCAAGCGAACGACGGGATGAAAAAAATGAAGGGGTATGAAGATCCCTCTTTGAATAGTGCATTCATTATTAACCAATCGGACCAGGGGGAGATGGAAGCGGATATCCTTGGCGAAAAAGTAACAAGTCATGATTTAGAGACGAAAAAAGAAAAACTTGAAGAAATGAAGGCCTTCAACTTTTTTTCATCGATCGGTAAAACGCTTGGAGAGTCCATATCAGGTGCCTTTCAAGCTCTGATTGATATGATTTAG
- the spoIIP gene encoding stage II sporulation protein P, with the protein MKRRNSPGIITAVHGSTIIKTFLGILALLLFVFSVSGVMTSLRPEYRISSNSVHTVANQFSGKMLFSMLANENHYLFNALPEGKQESVITNQLIKVATNISLEDPRSLLGRELPGFSIFDNEILVAGEGTNYTNMPYESSPPVDVLNEERDASLQNLDGIEEPEKGVANQPKQTTNGRKVVEIYHSHNRESYLPYLKGVTNPDLAYHSKINITKLGERMVEDLADKGIGSSLDKTDIMGNLNNKGLNYAKSYQESRKSVQTALATNKDLEYMIDIHRDSKRKKHTTININGKDYAKIAFVIGGNNPNFEKNAALANKLHKALEKKYPGISRGVMKQGGAGQNGVYNQDLSGNSMLIEIGGVDNTFEEMYLTVDAFSDVFSEFYWDAKAVDNPTGDSEAK; encoded by the coding sequence ATGAAAAGAAGAAATTCCCCAGGAATCATAACAGCCGTTCACGGATCAACAATAATAAAAACTTTTCTAGGTATTCTCGCCTTGCTTCTTTTTGTTTTTTCAGTCAGCGGGGTCATGACTTCCCTAAGACCGGAGTATCGGATATCTTCTAATTCCGTACATACTGTAGCCAACCAATTCTCGGGAAAAATGCTGTTCTCGATGCTGGCCAATGAAAACCATTATCTTTTTAATGCCCTGCCGGAAGGTAAGCAGGAATCAGTGATCACGAATCAATTGATAAAAGTCGCGACAAACATTTCACTCGAGGACCCGCGAAGTTTACTTGGCAGGGAACTACCTGGCTTTTCGATTTTTGATAATGAGATCCTCGTTGCTGGGGAAGGAACGAATTATACGAATATGCCGTACGAATCCTCGCCGCCCGTAGACGTCCTGAATGAAGAAAGGGATGCATCCCTGCAAAATCTGGATGGGATTGAAGAACCGGAAAAAGGAGTGGCCAATCAGCCGAAACAAACGACCAATGGACGGAAGGTGGTCGAGATATACCATAGCCATAACCGGGAATCGTACCTTCCTTATTTAAAAGGCGTGACCAATCCGGATCTGGCCTACCATTCTAAAATCAATATTACGAAACTCGGGGAACGGATGGTTGAAGATCTGGCTGATAAGGGGATTGGTTCCTCGCTCGATAAAACGGATATCATGGGAAATCTCAATAATAAAGGATTGAATTATGCCAAATCCTATCAAGAATCCCGAAAGTCTGTTCAGACGGCATTGGCCACTAACAAAGATCTAGAATATATGATTGATATTCATCGTGATTCGAAACGAAAAAAACATACGACCATTAACATTAACGGTAAAGATTATGCCAAGATTGCCTTCGTGATCGGGGGCAATAACCCGAACTTCGAAAAAAATGCCGCGCTTGCCAATAAGCTTCATAAAGCTTTGGAGAAAAAATACCCTGGGATTTCACGCGGGGTTATGAAACAAGGCGGAGCGGGGCAGAATGGAGTGTACAATCAGGATTTATCAGGCAATTCCATGCTCATTGAAATTGGCGGTGTTGATAATACTTTCGAGGAAATGTACTTGACCGTTGATGCCTTTAGCGATGTTTTCAGTGAGTTTTACTGGGATGCCAAAGCAGTGGATAACCCGACCGGGGATTCGGAAGCGAAGTAA
- the gpr gene encoding GPR endopeptidase, with amino-acid sequence MENNLDLSEYGIRTDLAIEAKEIALEHKGVVEEVDVSRIEGVIIKEKEVDDLKVSLVEVTAEGEKEIGKKQGSYLTIEVQGIRQQDTETQQRVEKVFANELAYFLKRNKITKESSCLVVGLGNWNVTPDALGPAVVENLVVTRHLFELQPESVKEGYRPVSAISPGVMGITGIETSDIIKGVIEKSNPDFLIVVDALAARSIERVNSTIQITDTGIHPGSGVGNKRKELSQDTLGVPVIAIGIPTVVDAVSIASDTIDYILKHFGKELNEGDRPSRSLAPAGFSFGKRTKLTEEDMPGEKERQTFLGMIGVLPDEEKRKLIYEVLSPLGQNLMVTPKEVDVFIEDMANLIANGLNAALHHSINQDNTGYYTR; translated from the coding sequence TTGGACCTTAGTGAATACGGAATTCGTACAGATTTGGCGATAGAAGCAAAGGAAATTGCGCTTGAACATAAAGGTGTTGTAGAGGAAGTTGATGTATCCCGTATCGAAGGGGTCATTATTAAGGAAAAAGAAGTGGATGATCTGAAGGTATCCTTGGTGGAGGTCACGGCTGAGGGTGAAAAAGAAATCGGAAAGAAACAGGGCAGTTACTTGACCATCGAAGTGCAGGGCATCCGCCAGCAAGATACGGAAACGCAGCAACGGGTGGAAAAGGTGTTCGCCAACGAACTGGCTTACTTCTTGAAACGGAATAAAATCACCAAAGAAAGCAGTTGTTTGGTTGTGGGTCTTGGTAATTGGAATGTTACTCCCGATGCTCTTGGACCAGCAGTCGTTGAAAACCTTGTAGTCACAAGGCATTTGTTCGAATTGCAGCCGGAGTCCGTCAAGGAAGGCTATCGGCCGGTCAGTGCGATTTCCCCCGGGGTGATGGGGATTACGGGAATCGAGACGAGTGACATCATTAAAGGAGTCATCGAAAAAAGTAATCCTGATTTCCTGATCGTCGTTGACGCATTGGCTGCACGTTCGATCGAACGGGTGAATTCCACGATTCAAATTACGGATACAGGTATCCATCCAGGGTCTGGTGTTGGAAATAAACGAAAAGAATTGAGCCAGGATACACTGGGAGTTCCTGTTATAGCCATTGGAATACCTACTGTCGTGGATGCCGTATCCATTGCCAGCGATACGATAGATTATATTTTGAAGCACTTTGGCAAGGAACTGAATGAAGGGGACAGGCCATCACGATCGTTGGCACCCGCTGGATTCAGTTTTGGGAAACGCACGAAATTGACAGAAGAGGATATGCCAGGTGAAAAGGAACGCCAAACCTTCTTGGGAATGATAGGTGTCCTCCCTGATGAAGAGAAACGGAAATTGATTTATGAGGTGCTGTCACCGCTTGGTCAAAATTTAATGGTTACACCGAAAGAAGTCGATGTTTTCATTGAGGATATGGCCAATTTGATAGCCAATGGTTTAAATGCAGCCTTGCATCATTCAATAAATCAGGATAATACCGGCTACTACACCCGTTAA